The proteins below come from a single Corynebacterium glyciniphilum AJ 3170 genomic window:
- a CDS encoding Rv2732c family membrane protein, with the protein MSKAVNKSGESREAINRRRVEALNKHLEELERDAGGDLAKAERRAAGTMVLGSSLPVLMCGMIVVLVSIFMPHSGEVHGYDVLFYSDTAQTFVTTLPERVYVWLALVGGVLLTLGTAISRSSLVAWLNWTLTGIGWVYAVLAIGMRQSRPPTEPGDGPSFGLVMGFVGMLVIFVALSSRLLRRGAVQKAIAAKRRAEAGKDEESRAAQLVLRTGLAPRQDTELVDDRRDKVRARRHRAEHTDDAASGDETPDQPEDREDRN; encoded by the coding sequence GTGAGTAAAGCCGTGAACAAGAGCGGGGAAAGCCGTGAGGCGATCAACCGGCGGCGTGTCGAGGCGCTGAACAAGCACCTCGAAGAACTTGAACGCGATGCCGGAGGCGACCTCGCCAAGGCCGAACGGCGCGCCGCGGGGACGATGGTCCTGGGATCCTCGTTGCCGGTCCTGATGTGCGGGATGATCGTCGTTCTCGTGTCGATCTTCATGCCACATTCCGGTGAGGTGCACGGATACGACGTCCTGTTCTATTCAGACACGGCACAGACGTTCGTCACGACACTGCCTGAGCGCGTGTACGTGTGGCTTGCCCTGGTCGGCGGAGTTCTGCTGACACTGGGGACCGCGATCTCTCGCTCGTCGCTGGTGGCATGGCTCAACTGGACCTTGACGGGAATCGGATGGGTCTATGCGGTGCTTGCAATCGGTATGCGTCAGTCACGTCCGCCGACAGAGCCAGGTGACGGCCCGTCCTTCGGCCTCGTCATGGGGTTCGTGGGTATGCTGGTGATCTTCGTCGCCCTGTCGAGCAGACTGTTGCGACGTGGCGCCGTGCAGAAGGCGATCGCCGCCAAGCGGCGTGCTGAAGCGGGGAAGGACGAAGAGTCGAGAGCCGCCCAACTGGTCCTGCGCACCGGTCTCGCACCACGGCAGGATACCGAGCTCGTTGACGACCGCAGGGACAAGGTCCGCGCCCGCCGGCACCGGGCTGAGCACACCGATGACGCCGCGAGTGGCGATGAAACTCCGGACCAGCCGGAGGACCGAGAAGACAGAAACTAG